A genomic segment from Paeniglutamicibacter kerguelensis encodes:
- a CDS encoding amidohydrolase family protein — MTIQFVLGGPILDSDSRSFVHDHMVVVQDGCFTAVEPASQLPSDARNIIDADGGHIIPGLIDSHFHLMSRSGVEADAKLITTSVVDGVITARRAIESGVTTVRDPGCKHRGIHAFRDEIAAGRVLGPRAFTAGPNIVGRGAPIDWRNHFADGTDEVRRAVREERLAGADLIKLVLSHTTGDSDWTTCLRYLNDEEIATAVAEAHLLGARVGCHCEGLDAARAAVNAGIDVIDHGLALDEALVTQMADQGTYYVPTLWAFSTNTHLSIGKTITEDRAAVYEERIARVHKESVQRAMAAGVHIAAGSDPIHWIPARDVLVCELEALVGAGMAKIDALLAATKVAAAAIGAPNIGSISAGNLADLVIVDGDPTSDLRALARPRLVMKDGNVVVDLRDERTSAQLWAEIATGQPASDRQPEIWLARN; from the coding sequence ATGACAATCCAGTTTGTGCTCGGAGGACCGATTCTCGACAGCGACTCCCGAAGCTTTGTGCACGACCACATGGTCGTGGTGCAGGACGGATGCTTCACCGCCGTGGAACCGGCCAGCCAACTGCCGAGCGACGCACGAAACATCATTGATGCAGACGGCGGACACATCATTCCCGGACTCATCGATTCGCACTTCCACCTGATGAGCCGCTCGGGGGTGGAGGCAGACGCAAAGCTCATCACCACCAGCGTCGTCGACGGCGTCATCACGGCACGCCGGGCCATCGAATCCGGCGTCACCACGGTCCGCGACCCCGGTTGCAAGCACCGCGGCATCCATGCCTTCCGCGATGAAATTGCCGCCGGCCGGGTGCTTGGGCCGCGCGCCTTCACCGCCGGACCGAACATCGTCGGCCGCGGAGCCCCGATCGATTGGCGCAACCACTTCGCCGACGGAACCGACGAGGTTCGCCGGGCGGTGCGCGAGGAGCGGCTGGCGGGTGCCGACCTGATCAAGCTCGTGCTCTCGCACACCACCGGCGACTCGGACTGGACCACCTGCCTGCGCTACCTGAACGACGAGGAAATCGCCACGGCCGTGGCCGAGGCCCATCTGCTCGGCGCACGCGTCGGCTGCCATTGCGAAGGCCTCGACGCTGCGCGCGCGGCGGTCAACGCGGGGATCGACGTGATCGACCACGGACTCGCCCTGGACGAGGCACTCGTGACCCAGATGGCGGACCAGGGCACCTACTACGTCCCCACGCTCTGGGCGTTTTCAACCAACACGCACCTGTCGATCGGCAAGACCATCACCGAGGACCGGGCCGCCGTCTACGAGGAACGCATCGCCCGGGTGCACAAGGAATCGGTGCAGCGTGCGATGGCGGCGGGCGTGCATATCGCCGCCGGCAGCGACCCGATCCATTGGATTCCCGCCCGCGACGTCCTGGTCTGCGAATTGGAGGCGCTGGTCGGCGCCGGCATGGCCAAGATCGACGCGCTGCTTGCCGCAACCAAGGTGGCGGCCGCGGCCATAGGGGCACCGAACATCGGCAGCATCAGTGCGGGCAACCTGGCGGACCTGGTGATTGTCGATGGCGACCCGACCAGCGACCTGCGCGCGCTGGCCAGGCCGCGCCTGGTGATGAAGGACGGCAACGTCGTGGTCGACCTGCGCGACGAGCGCACCTCGGCCCAGCTGTGGGCGGAAATCGCCACGGGCCAGCCGGCCTCGGACCGCCAGCCCGAAATCTGGCTGGCCAGAAACTAG
- a CDS encoding aspartate/glutamate racemase family protein, giving the protein MSTLRTAPATRAAATRRIAVINSNSSASVTAQLADTLTPVLREGTEAHFMNPEEGPAGIDTLLDVAISGVHTAELVRQWSDDFDAFVVACGNDPGLAAAREVTNRPVVGIAEAGILQACAMGARFSVAVLAPGKIPGMRALVRGYGLEGRLASIVPARSSSRAASTSPDELLAQLIEACMGLGDEELGDTLVLTGSVMGRIAPRLSQAISRPVVSGLLAGVRMAETLADAHITQTSTTHDLPQEDS; this is encoded by the coding sequence CACGCTGCGCACAGCACCGGCGACGCGTGCGGCGGCCACCCGCCGGATCGCAGTGATCAACTCGAACAGCTCGGCATCCGTCACGGCGCAACTTGCCGACACCCTCACCCCTGTTCTTCGCGAGGGAACCGAAGCGCACTTCATGAACCCGGAGGAGGGTCCGGCGGGGATCGATACGCTGCTGGATGTCGCCATCTCCGGGGTGCATACCGCCGAACTGGTACGGCAATGGAGCGATGACTTCGACGCCTTCGTGGTGGCCTGCGGCAACGATCCCGGCCTCGCCGCGGCGCGCGAGGTGACAAACCGACCGGTCGTGGGCATCGCCGAGGCAGGCATACTGCAGGCCTGCGCCATGGGTGCCAGGTTCAGCGTCGCGGTGTTGGCGCCGGGCAAGATCCCCGGCATGCGGGCGCTGGTGCGCGGTTATGGGTTGGAAGGACGGCTTGCCTCCATCGTTCCGGCCCGATCCTCCAGCCGTGCGGCCAGCACCTCGCCCGACGAACTCTTGGCCCAACTCATCGAAGCCTGCATGGGCCTTGGGGACGAGGAGCTCGGCGACACGCTGGTGCTCACCGGATCGGTCATGGGACGCATTGCCCCACGGCTGTCGCAGGCGATTTCCCGCCCCGTCGTCTCGGGGCTGCTGGCGGGGGTCCGCATGGCCGAGACCCTCGCCGACGCCCACATCACCCAAACTTCCACCACCCACGACCTACCCCAGGAGGACTCATGA